One window of Manihot esculenta cultivar AM560-2 chromosome 17, M.esculenta_v8, whole genome shotgun sequence genomic DNA carries:
- the LOC110607460 gene encoding mitochondrial outer membrane protein porin of 34 kDa, whose product MGKGPGLYTEIGKKARDLLYKDYQTDYKFTISTYSPTGVAITSTGFKKGELFLGDVNTQLKKKNITTDVKVDTDSNLFTTITFDEPTPGMKAILSFKVPDQRSGKVEIQYLHDYAAVSSSIGLTPNPIVNFSGVIGTNVASLGTELSFDTKTGNFTKCNAGVSYSNAELIASLNLNNKGDSLTASYYHIVNPVHAVGAEVSHSFSTNENTITVGSQHVLDPLTTVKARANNFGRVSALVQHEWRPKSFFTLSGEVDSKAIEKSAKIGLALALKP is encoded by the exons ATGGGAAAGGGTCCTGGTCTCTACACTGAAATCGGCAAGAAAGCCAGAG ATCTTCTGTACAAGGACTACCAGACTGACTACAAGTTCACCATCTCTACCTACTCTCCTACTGGAGTT GCCATTACATCTACAGGTTTTAAGAAAGGTGAGCTGTTTCTGGGTGATGTCAATACTCagcttaagaaaaaaaatatcactACCGATGTCAAAGTGGACACAGATTCCAAT CTTTTTACAACGATTACATTTGATGAACCTACTCCTGGGATGAAAGCAATTTTGAGCTTCAAAGTTCCAGATCAAAGGTCTGGCAAG GTGGAGATTCAATATCTGCATGACTATGCAGCTGTAAGTTCAAGTATTGGGTTGACACCTAATCCTATTGTTAACTTCTCTGGTGTGATTGGAACCAATGTTGCCTCACTTGGTACGGAGCTGTCTTTTGACACCAAAACTGGGAACTTCACAAAATGCAATGCTGGAGTCAGCTACTCAAATGCAGAACTAATTGCCTCGTTAAACCT GAATAACAAGGGCGACTCGCTGACAGCATCATACTACCATATTGTGAACCCAGTGCATGCTGTTGGGGCGGaggttagccacagcttctcaACCAATGAGAATACTATTACAGTTGGCAGCCAGCATGTATTGGATCCATTGACCACAGTGAAGGCACGAGCAAACAACTTTGGCAGGGTAAGCGCTCTTGTCCAGCATGAGTGGCGACCAAAATCATTCTTCACCCTTTCTGGTGAGGTGGATTCCAAGGCTATCGAAAAGAGTGCCAAGATTGGATTGGCTCTTGCTCTCAAGCCATGA